In the Pyramidobacter porci genome, TCGCCGTGGCCGCCGCTACCTCGGGGCTTACAAGATACAGCTTGGCGTCCTCCGTGCCGCTGCGACCGCGAAAGTTGCGGTTAGAGGTACGCACGGAAATTCCGCCGGAAGGCGGAGCCTGCCCAATACCTGGACAGGCTCCGCAGGCGATTTCAGTAATACGCACACCGGCGTCTACCAGATCGCTGACCACGCCTTCGTCCAGCAGCATCTTAAAAATCTGGCGAGTACTGATGGCTACCGTGCAGCTTACATCGTCATTTACTTTGTGGCCTCTGAACACGGCTGCCGCTTTCTTGATGTCGGCACAAGAGGCATTTGTGCAACTGCCGATGAGGACCTGCTGCACATTCTGCTTGGGCACTTCGCGCACGGTTTTCACGTTGTCGGGCTGATCGGGACAGGCCACCATCGGCTCGAGCGTCGAGAGATCAATGTTCATCTCGCCATCGTATGTACAGCCCGCGTCCGGAGCCAGCGCGACGAACTCGTTTTCGCGTCCCTGCGCAATGAAGAAATGCCGCGTTATGTCGTCGGCGGGAAAAATGGAAGTCGTCGCTCCCATTTCGGCTCCCATGTTGGCGATCGTGCCGCGCTCGGGCACTTCTAAAGTGACGACGCCGGGCCCCGCGTACTCGAAGACCTTGCCGAGTCCTCCTCTTACGCCCACGCGGCGCAGCATTTCCAACACGATGTCTTTGGCCGCCACGCCCGGCCGCAGCCTGCCCGTCAGCGTCACGCGGATGACTTCTGGCATGCGCAGACGCATGGGCACTCCTGCCATGGAGGCGGCCACGTCCATTCCTCCGGCACCGATGGCGAACATGCCGATTGCGCCACCAGTCGTCGTGTGACTGTCCGAGCCCATCAACGTTTTGCCCGACACTCCAAAGCGGGCGTAATGTACGGAATGACAGATTCCGTTACCTGGGCGAGACAGGTAAAGGCCATACTTGCGAGCAATCGACTGCAGATAAATATGATCATCGGGCGTTTTGTAGTCGATGTAAAGCAGGTTGTGATCCAGATAGCTCACGGAACATTCCGTGCGCACCCGTGGCAGTCCAAGAGCTTCGAAAGCCAGATACCCCATGACAGCCGTAATGTCATGCGTCAGCGTCTGGTCTATTTTGATGTGAATTTCTTCGCCCGGAACCATCTTTGCCGGCTGAACCAAGTGAGCGGCAAGGATTTTCTGTGTGAGATTGCGCATAGAACCTCTCCTTAAGATTAAAACGATAAAGAATTCTCCTTGAAATTCGTGGAAGGATTTCTCTCTAGAATAGATCTCTACCTGAAATACGCAAAGACCACACTGGCCAGCAGGAGGATGATGGCACCACCGATACGCGACGAGATCTGCGCGTAAGACATGAGGTTCATGCGCTTGCCGGCGCCAAGTACTTGCAGATCGCCCGTACCGCCGCGGTTGGCCATGCAAAGTCCCGCCGTCATGGCAGACTCGACGAAGTTGAAGCCAAACAGCATGTCCACCAAGCCGGCTCCGAT is a window encoding:
- a CDS encoding aconitate hydratase, producing MRNLTQKILAAHLVQPAKMVPGEEIHIKIDQTLTHDITAVMGYLAFEALGLPRVRTECSVSYLDHNLLYIDYKTPDDHIYLQSIARKYGLYLSRPGNGICHSVHYARFGVSGKTLMGSDSHTTTGGAIGMFAIGAGGMDVAASMAGVPMRLRMPEVIRVTLTGRLRPGVAAKDIVLEMLRRVGVRGGLGKVFEYAGPGVVTLEVPERGTIANMGAEMGATTSIFPADDITRHFFIAQGRENEFVALAPDAGCTYDGEMNIDLSTLEPMVACPDQPDNVKTVREVPKQNVQQVLIGSCTNASCADIKKAAAVFRGHKVNDDVSCTVAISTRQIFKMLLDEGVVSDLVDAGVRITEIACGACPGIGQAPPSGGISVRTSNRNFRGRSGTEDAKLYLVSPEVAAATAITGVITDPRDVMDDVSTLGAIHEPTIYPLNDNMLIAPLPDGGDVEIIRGPTSNRCR